A window of Gemmatimonadota bacterium genomic DNA:
CGGCGGCCAGCGGACTGTGCGCGGCTGAGACCGGTCCGGCGGCCGGCGGATTGTGCGCGGTTGGGTCCTGCCGCGGCTGTACTACTTCCCCCTGGACTTTTCCAGCACGGCCAGCGCGATATCCCCGACCCGCTCCGGGGTCTCGGCGATGACCCGGATCATGGGTTCCTTCCCCTCGTCCCCCAGGTCAAAGACGATATCCGGCACGAAGCCCTGCTCCTCGATGACCCGGGCCGTTCCCCACTCGAGCGACGAACCTTCCCGCCTTTTGGATTCGAGCGGCTCCTGGTGCCGGTCGAAGGAGGCGACCGAGAGTCCCAGCCCCCGGCAGGCGCCGAGGATCGATTCGTCGTACCGGATGTTCATCACGGATCGTTTGGACGGGTCCTTACGCATGGCGGTGAGGATGATCCGGGCCACGTGGGAGGAAGCGCCGAACTCGGGCGGCGCCACGGAGCGGATATCGCGGCGCACGCGGATGAGCCGGCCGGGGAAGGCGGCCACGTCGTCCGCCGACTGTGCGCCGGCCAGTCCCATGCCCAGGTTGCACTGCACTTCGGGGACGAGGTCCCCCGCGTGGGCGTTTTCCAAACGCCGCGCCGCGGCCGACAACTGGTCCAGGACCGAGAGGCGGTCGGCGTCGCGGTAGAGTTCGTGGAAGTGATGGACCGGCCCGTGCCCCCCGCCCAGGGGTTCGGCGTGGCGCAGGGCCCCGGTGAGGTAGCCCTTCGCGGACTCCACGGCTTCGGCCACCCCGGCCCCTTGAGCCAGTCCGGCGGCAATGGCGGACGCGAAGGTGCACCCCGTACCGTGGGTGCTCCGGGTGTCGATACGTTCGGCCTCAAAGGTCCGGAACTCCGCGCCGTCGAACAACACGTCGACCGCCGGCCCCTCGAGGTGGCCGCCCTTGACGACCACGTGGCGCGGCCCCATCTCGTGGAGCTTCCGGGCGATCGCCTTCATCCCGTCCACGTCCGACGCCTCGATGCCCGTCAGCGCCTTGGCCTCGTCCAGGTTCGGCGTGACGACGACGGCGAGGGGGACAAGCCGCTCGATCAGCGTGGAGACCGCCTCCGGTTCCAGCAGCGCGTCGCCGCTCTTGGCGAGCATCACCGGGTCCACCACCAGGGGTATGTCGGCATACGCCCGCAGCGCGTCGGCCACGGCGGCGATGATCTCCGCGTTGGCCAGCATGCCGGTCTTGACGGCCCGGGCGCCGATATCCGAAAGGACGGAATCGATCTGCGCCGCCACCGCCTCGGGCGGCAGGTTGTGGACGGCCTGCACGCCGAGGGTGTTCTGGGCGGTCACGGACGTTACGGCCGACATGCCGTACACGCCGTGGGCCGAGAA
This region includes:
- the thiD gene encoding bifunctional hydroxymethylpyrimidine kinase/phosphomethylpyrimidine kinase; protein product: MIPVALTIAGSDSGGGAGIQADLKTFSAHGVYGMSAVTSVTAQNTLGVQAVHNLPPEAVAAQIDSVLSDIGARAVKTGMLANAEIIAAVADALRAYADIPLVVDPVMLAKSGDALLEPEAVSTLIERLVPLAVVVTPNLDEAKALTGIEASDVDGMKAIARKLHEMGPRHVVVKGGHLEGPAVDVLFDGAEFRTFEAERIDTRSTHGTGCTFASAIAAGLAQGAGVAEAVESAKGYLTGALRHAEPLGGGHGPVHHFHELYRDADRLSVLDQLSAAARRLENAHAGDLVPEVQCNLGMGLAGAQSADDVAAFPGRLIRVRRDIRSVAPPEFGASSHVARIILTAMRKDPSKRSVMNIRYDESILGACRGLGLSVASFDRHQEPLESKRREGSSLEWGTARVIEEQGFVPDIVFDLGDEGKEPMIRVIAETPERVGDIALAVLEKSRGK